Part of the Bicyclus anynana chromosome 3, ilBicAnyn1.1, whole genome shotgun sequence genome is shown below.
CATAATCTGGCAGACTGTCCCTGATTTTCGTGTAGTCCAAGGATTTGGTGTAGTCgcgttcgtttatggcgttcgtttttaaagtaatttaaggattttttgtttaatgcttctctgtctacagtttaatgttcattttaaacttttttgacattttaaaatattaggtacatagatttacgagtcggtacaagtacttTTAATTCTATAATTAGGTACATGATATTGACAGCATATACTGGATGTAAATAAATTCCAATTATTCTTATTGGCTCTTTTGATTGCAttttctaaagtgtttttcaaacagcatgggtacggtgacagtcgcttgtatgacgttcgtaatacttactattatcgtgaatcgcggcataCTTTCAGGAGTGAAACGAAcgacccgcaccatcctacatgaaactaattgtatattgtataaggACAATTTTAATTAGTGgtggttccaaaaattctggaAATTGTTTTCTAATAAACTATTTGtgtcttctatccgtaaaaaatactatcaacccgcttgtaaactaaaaataataaaggcccattttgggacatgtcatTTGGCTTCGTACCACGATTATAAAACGATTTTGactgtgaaatattgagcttttcttattTCTGTCAAACTATTATTAGTGAAACTTTTTGCCCTGGGTTGCAAAGTTGGTTATGTCACACTCCGTGCCTTCAAGAGCACATTAAGCCGCCTGGTCACCAGTTCAGTCCTAAGCCAGCTTGTAAATATACCTTGGCAATTTGTAAAAGtaccttatttatttaagacACAATAATGTTGCAGGTGTTGCAGAAGTTAGCGATATTCAGTGCTGAACGAAATGGCTGCGCTGgcggtggcggcggcggcggcggcggcggcggggtgTGCCTGGCGCCCGGCATGCGCGTGCCGGCGCACCACACCAGCGCCTACCGCCTGCCTCACGTGCCGCACAGGCACTTCGCCGAGCAGCTCACGCGCATGGACATGGAGCTGTTCAAGCGGCTCGTGCCCCACCAGTGCCTCGGCGCCATCTGGTCGCGCCGGGACAAGGACCGCTCCCACGACGCCGCCACCGTGCTGGCCACCGTCAACCAGTTCAACGCGGTCTCCTTCCGAGTCATCTCCACCGTCCTCGTCGAGCCCAACCTGAGGCCCGTCGACCGATCCGATATACTCGCGGCGTGGCTCGACATCGCCCGCGAATTGAGGGTTCTCAAAAACTTTTCATCTTTGAAGGCCATAATTTCCGGATTACAAAGTAATCCCGTGTATAGGTTAAGGAAAACTTGGGCATTGCTGTCCAAGGAGAAATCAGAATTGTTCGAGGAACTCGCCAGAATATTCAGCGAGGATAACAATCGGTGGGCGCAGCGGGAGCTGTTGATGAGGGAGGGCACTGCCAAATTTGCCGACACGGTCGGTGAAAACGATCGACAATTGCAGAAGCTGCTTCACGAACGCGGCTCCCCGGGCGTCAGCCACGGTACCATTCCGTATCTAGGAACATTTTTAACAGATCTCACGATGATCGACACAGCCATTCCCGACACAGTTGCCGACGGACTGATAAACTTCGACAAGAGAAGAAAAGAGTTCGAAGTGCTAGCTCAAATTAAGTTACTACAAGGTGCTGCAAACGCATACCACTTGCCTACCGACCCCATGTTCGACAGATGGTTCGACTCAGTCATAGTTCTCGACGACAGGGAGGCGTATCAGCTGTCCTGTCAGATCGAACCACCGACCAATCCACCGAAAGAGCGACGCGCTAAGAAGATAAACGAGAACAACAACCATTGTCATAGAAAAAATGACTCCATCGCGAGTACTAGTTCTAGTAATAGCTCCCAATTTTACTGTGAGACGGACGGTGCTGTCGCTTGGAAGAGAGATAGCTTAGAGCGGCGAACGTCTCCTACTAGATTATCACACGGTTCCTCTTCATCATCGTTGCCATCTTTAGATATATCGGTTTCAAGCGCGAACAGCGGCCAGAAACAGGCGAACGGCAAAGTAGTGGCTAATAGTCCTGCCCATGCGAACACTCGGACTGGCCCAGACTTCTACATAATCAGAGTGACGTACGAGTCGGACTGCGTGGAGACGGAGGGCGTGGTGCTGTACAAG
Proteins encoded:
- the LOC112056689 gene encoding ral guanine nucleotide dissociation stimulator isoform X2 is translated as MLVRGCAGAGGELRHSLAERTKALAAKCHALRSPALPRESRSADRRRKGRKSQTRWYVKQPTWRLWGEERVDGAVYTVYLKKVRYHRPTQRANSESDDEISHLEWETVRVRFVKAGTVERLVEALATDDGELESTYVNVFLATYRSFAECIRVLELLLRRYEALAAEDVLPAALDTSQQHRKTLVACLHVWLDTYPEDFRQPPHHPALQQLLAFTQRHLPGSELHSKVLQKLAIFSAERNGCAGGGGGGGGGGGVCLAPGMRVPAHHTSAYRLPHVPHRHFAEQLTRMDMELFKRLVPHQCLGAIWSRRDKDRSHDAATVLATVNQFNAVSFRVISTVLVEPNLRPVDRSDILAAWLDIARELRVLKNFSSLKAIISGLQSNPVYRLRKTWALLSKEKSELFEELARIFSEDNNRWAQRELLMREGTAKFADTVGENDRQLQKLLHERGSPGVSHGTIPYLGTFLTDLTMIDTAIPDTVADGLINFDKRRKEFEVLAQIKLLQGAANAYHLPTDPMFDRWFDSVIVLDDREAYQLSCQIEPPTNPPKERRAKKINENNNHCHRKNDSIASTSSSNSSQFYCETDGAVAWKRDSLERRTSPTRLSHGSSSSSLPSLDISVSSANSGQKQANGKVVANSPAHANTRTGPDFYIIRVTYESDCVETEGVVLYKSIMLSNNERTPQVVRNAMLKLNLDGDPDAYTLAQVLPDKEMVLPANANVYYAVNTAYNLNFILRPRKNQKDEPIVNGKARNKRT
- the LOC112056689 gene encoding ral guanine nucleotide dissociation stimulator isoform X1, whose protein sequence is MLVRGCAGAVGELRHSLAERTKALAAKCHALRSPALPRESRSADRRRKGRKSQTRWYVKQPTWRLWGEERVDGAVYTVYLKKVRYHRPTQRANSESDDEISHLEWETVRVRFVKAGTVERLVEALATDDGELESTYVNVFLATYRSFAECIRVLELLLRRYEALAAEDVLPAALDTSQQHRKTLVACLHVWLDTYPEDFRQPPHHPALQQLLAFTQRHLPGSELHSKVLQKLAIFSAERNGCAGGGGGGGGGGGVCLAPGMRVPAHHTSAYRLPHVPHRHFAEQLTRMDMELFKRLVPHQCLGAIWSRRDKDRSHDAATVLATVNQFNAVSFRVISTVLVEPNLRPVDRSDILAAWLDIARELRVLKNFSSLKAIISGLQSNPVYRLRKTWALLSKEKSELFEELARIFSEDNNRWAQRELLMREGTAKFADTVGENDRQLQKLLHERGSPGVSHGTIPYLGTFLTDLTMIDTAIPDTVADGLINFDKRRKEFEVLAQIKLLQGAANAYHLPTDPMFDRWFDSVIVLDDREAYQLSCQIEPPTNPPKERRAKKINENNNHCHRKNDSIASTSSSNSSQFYCETDGAVAWKRDSLERRTSPTRLSHGSSSSSLPSLDISVSSANSGQKQANGKVVANSPAHANTRTGPDFYIIRVTYESDCVETEGVVLYKSIMLSNNERTPQVVRNAMLKLNLDGDPDAYTLAQVLPDKEMVLPANANVYYAVNTAYNLNFILRPRKNQKDEPIVNGKARNKRT
- the LOC112056689 gene encoding ral guanine nucleotide dissociation stimulator isoform X6 is translated as MSQDAESLPTWRLWGEERVDGAVYTVYLKKVRYHRPTQRANSESDDEISHLEWETVRVRFVKAGTVERLVEALATDDGELESTYVNVFLATYRSFAECIRVLELLLRRYEALAAEDVLPAALDTSQQHRKTLVACLHVWLDTYPEDFRQPPHHPALQQLLAFTQRHLPGSELHSKVLQKLAIFSAERNGCAGGGGGGGGGGGVCLAPGMRVPAHHTSAYRLPHVPHRHFAEQLTRMDMELFKRLVPHQCLGAIWSRRDKDRSHDAATVLATVNQFNAVSFRVISTVLVEPNLRPVDRSDILAAWLDIARELRVLKNFSSLKAIISGLQSNPVYRLRKTWALLSKEKSELFEELARIFSEDNNRWAQRELLMREGTAKFADTVGENDRQLQKLLHERGSPGVSHGTIPYLGTFLTDLTMIDTAIPDTVADGLINFDKRRKEFEVLAQIKLLQGAANAYHLPTDPMFDRWFDSVIVLDDREAYQLSCQIEPPTNPPKERRAKKINENNNHCHRKNDSIASTSSSNSSQFYCETDGAVAWKRDSLERRTSPTRLSHGSSSSSLPSLDISVSSANSGQKQANGKVVANSPAHANTRTGPDFYIIRVTYESDCVETEGVVLYKSIMLSNNERTPQVVRNAMLKLNLDGDPDAYTLAQVLPDKEMVLPANANVYYAVNTAYNLNFILRPRKNQKDEPIVNGKARNKRT
- the LOC112056689 gene encoding ral guanine nucleotide dissociation stimulator isoform X3; its protein translation is MLVRGCAGAVGELRHSLAERTKALAAKCHALRSPALPRESRSADRRRKGRKSQTRWYVKPTWRLWGEERVDGAVYTVYLKKVRYHRPTQRANSESDDEISHLEWETVRVRFVKAGTVERLVEALATDDGELESTYVNVFLATYRSFAECIRVLELLLRRYEALAAEDVLPAALDTSQQHRKTLVACLHVWLDTYPEDFRQPPHHPALQQLLAFTQRHLPGSELHSKVLQKLAIFSAERNGCAGGGGGGGGGGGVCLAPGMRVPAHHTSAYRLPHVPHRHFAEQLTRMDMELFKRLVPHQCLGAIWSRRDKDRSHDAATVLATVNQFNAVSFRVISTVLVEPNLRPVDRSDILAAWLDIARELRVLKNFSSLKAIISGLQSNPVYRLRKTWALLSKEKSELFEELARIFSEDNNRWAQRELLMREGTAKFADTVGENDRQLQKLLHERGSPGVSHGTIPYLGTFLTDLTMIDTAIPDTVADGLINFDKRRKEFEVLAQIKLLQGAANAYHLPTDPMFDRWFDSVIVLDDREAYQLSCQIEPPTNPPKERRAKKINENNNHCHRKNDSIASTSSSNSSQFYCETDGAVAWKRDSLERRTSPTRLSHGSSSSSLPSLDISVSSANSGQKQANGKVVANSPAHANTRTGPDFYIIRVTYESDCVETEGVVLYKSIMLSNNERTPQVVRNAMLKLNLDGDPDAYTLAQVLPDKEMVLPANANVYYAVNTAYNLNFILRPRKNQKDEPIVNGKARNKRT
- the LOC112056689 gene encoding ral guanine nucleotide dissociation stimulator isoform X4; this encodes MWRICGVSKVEPALFCRGIDDDFQPTWRLWGEERVDGAVYTVYLKKVRYHRPTQRANSESDDEISHLEWETVRVRFVKAGTVERLVEALATDDGELESTYVNVFLATYRSFAECIRVLELLLRRYEALAAEDVLPAALDTSQQHRKTLVACLHVWLDTYPEDFRQPPHHPALQQLLAFTQRHLPGSELHSKVLQKLAIFSAERNGCAGGGGGGGGGGGVCLAPGMRVPAHHTSAYRLPHVPHRHFAEQLTRMDMELFKRLVPHQCLGAIWSRRDKDRSHDAATVLATVNQFNAVSFRVISTVLVEPNLRPVDRSDILAAWLDIARELRVLKNFSSLKAIISGLQSNPVYRLRKTWALLSKEKSELFEELARIFSEDNNRWAQRELLMREGTAKFADTVGENDRQLQKLLHERGSPGVSHGTIPYLGTFLTDLTMIDTAIPDTVADGLINFDKRRKEFEVLAQIKLLQGAANAYHLPTDPMFDRWFDSVIVLDDREAYQLSCQIEPPTNPPKERRAKKINENNNHCHRKNDSIASTSSSNSSQFYCETDGAVAWKRDSLERRTSPTRLSHGSSSSSLPSLDISVSSANSGQKQANGKVVANSPAHANTRTGPDFYIIRVTYESDCVETEGVVLYKSIMLSNNERTPQVVRNAMLKLNLDGDPDAYTLAQVLPDKEMVLPANANVYYAVNTAYNLNFILRPRKNQKDEPIVNGKARNKRT
- the LOC112056689 gene encoding ral guanine nucleotide dissociation stimulator isoform X5 — its product is MSQDAESLQPTWRLWGEERVDGAVYTVYLKKVRYHRPTQRANSESDDEISHLEWETVRVRFVKAGTVERLVEALATDDGELESTYVNVFLATYRSFAECIRVLELLLRRYEALAAEDVLPAALDTSQQHRKTLVACLHVWLDTYPEDFRQPPHHPALQQLLAFTQRHLPGSELHSKVLQKLAIFSAERNGCAGGGGGGGGGGGVCLAPGMRVPAHHTSAYRLPHVPHRHFAEQLTRMDMELFKRLVPHQCLGAIWSRRDKDRSHDAATVLATVNQFNAVSFRVISTVLVEPNLRPVDRSDILAAWLDIARELRVLKNFSSLKAIISGLQSNPVYRLRKTWALLSKEKSELFEELARIFSEDNNRWAQRELLMREGTAKFADTVGENDRQLQKLLHERGSPGVSHGTIPYLGTFLTDLTMIDTAIPDTVADGLINFDKRRKEFEVLAQIKLLQGAANAYHLPTDPMFDRWFDSVIVLDDREAYQLSCQIEPPTNPPKERRAKKINENNNHCHRKNDSIASTSSSNSSQFYCETDGAVAWKRDSLERRTSPTRLSHGSSSSSLPSLDISVSSANSGQKQANGKVVANSPAHANTRTGPDFYIIRVTYESDCVETEGVVLYKSIMLSNNERTPQVVRNAMLKLNLDGDPDAYTLAQVLPDKEMVLPANANVYYAVNTAYNLNFILRPRKNQKDEPIVNGKARNKRT